The Phycisphaerae bacterium DNA window GGACGCGGACGCCCAGGACGTACGACTGGAAGGGATGGATACGCGGTTCGAGGGTGAACAGGCCGAGCAGCGGGGCGTGGCCCGCCAGGACGACGGCTGGGGCCAGCAGAACGCAGCGGTTGGTGGCCACGTGGCCGCCGCGGTCGGTCTCCTCGATGTTCTCCGCCCGCGTGTCCTCGAAGATCCGTCCGCCGTGTTCGATGAACCGCCCGGCCAGGCCGCAGACGTAACGCCACGGCGAGAACCGGGCCTGGTCGGCGTAACGGACGGCCCGGCGGATGCCGAACGGCAGTCCGCAGCCGTCGACCAGTTCGACCTCCAAGCCCGCTTCGCGGCTGACCTCGAACTCCTTCTCGACCCTGTCCTCGCCATCTTCGTCTTCGGTGTAGAAGAAGGCGGGGACGCGGGTGAATTCGGAGTCGAGATTGAACCGCCCGTTCCACCGCTCGATCAGGTCGACCGCCGCCCGTTTAGCCTCGACCACCTGCCTGGCCCCGTCGGCGCCGAAGCTCGATTCCACATTCTGGAGCAGTTGGTCGGTGGTGGCGTCCAGATGGCCGGTGCTGTGGCCGGTGGTGCCGACGCCCACGCGGTTCATGTCGATCACCACAACCTGCTTGCCCGCTTCCTGCAGCAATAGCGCGGTGGTCAACCCGGTGATGCCGGCGCCGACGACCGCCACGTCCGTCTCGATATCCTCCTCCAGCCCGGCCAGTCCGCGGCACTTGGCGGTGTGCATCCAGTAGGATTCGTTCTGGCTGTTGTTCGCCATGTCACTCCCCCCAAGGTGGACGGCGGCGCCGGCTCAGCCGGATCGCCGGCCGGCGCGCGGAGATCGATCACCCCGAACCCACTATAACCGACGGGCGGAGCCGGAGCCATCGGGGAACGGGCGGGTTGGGCGGTCGGGGACGTCCCCGACCGCCTTGCCGGCAGCCGGACGGGTCGCTATTTGACCCGGGCCATGGCCTTCTCTTCCGCCTTTTGGTACTGCTCGCCGATCATCTCCAGCGTTTCGTCGCCCAGGACGTCGCGGCCCTTCTCGAAGATCTCGCCCTCTTCCTCTTCGATATGGTGTTCGATCATCTCCTTCATGACCTTGAGCTTGGCCGCCCAGGCCTCATCGCCCTTGTCGAGCTTCTCCAGTTCGCGCAGCAGGAGTTTGGCGGCGTGGTGCTCTTCCAGGGCCTCCATCGCCAGTTTCCGGGCCTGATCCCGCTCCTGCAGTGCCGGATAGAGCGTCTTTTCCTCGCCCTGCATGTGCGGAATCAGCTCGTGCCGCAGCTCATCGAAAAGCCGCTCGCGCTTCTTGACGGCACGGCCGTTGGTTTCCTGCAATTCACTGAGCAATTCCTTGACCTGGTCGTGCTCGGAACGCAACTGCTCGTAGAGTTGGTTGCCCATGTCGGTGTCCTTATGGTTCCATGTCAGCCCTTTCATCTGAGACCACGCGTCTCAGCCGAGAGGGGCCATTTCCAGTAGAAACAGGATGATCAGCCGTTGACCACCCGCCCGCCGTTGGGGTGCAGCACCTGACCGGTCATGTACGACGAATCGTCCGACGCCAGAAAGACGTAGCACGGCGCCACCTCATCCGGCTGGCCCGGCCGTCCCAAGGGCGTGTCGGCGCCGAAGCTTTTGACCTTTTCCTTCGGGAACGTGGACGGGATCAGCGGCGTCCAGATCGGACCCGGCGCCACCGCGTTGACCCGGATCTGCTTGTCGGCCAGGTTCTTGGCCAGCGAACGGGTGAACGCCACGATCGCCCCTTTGGTCGAGGCGTAGTCGACCAGCATCGGATGCCCCTCATAGGCGGTCACCGAGGTGGTGTTGACGATCGTGCTTCCCTTCTTGAGGTGCTCCAGCGCCGCCTTGGTCATGTGGAACATCGCAAAGATGTTGGTCCGGAAGGTCTTCTCCAACTGATCGGCGCCGATGTCGGTGAACTTCTTCTGCGGGAACTGGACGGCCGCGTTGTTGACCAGGACGTCGAGCTTGCCGAACTCGTCGATCGTCTTTCGCACCGCCTGGCGGCAGAATGCTTCCTTGCCCACGTCGCCCCGGATGGTGAGGCACCGGCGGCCCTCAGCCTCTACGTGTTGTTGGGTGTCGCGGGCATCGTCGTCCTCTTCGAGATAGACGATGGCCACGTCGGCCCCTTCGCGGGCGAACAGGATGGCCGTCGCCCGACCGATCCCGCTGTCGCCTCCGGTGATCAGGGCGACCTTGTCCCGCAGTTTGTCGCTGCCCTTGTAGCTGGGCCTCGCGGTTTTCGGCTTGGGTTCCATTTTGCTTCGGCGTCCAGGCTGGCGCCTCTGTTGCTGCGGCGGCACGGTCTGTTTCTTTTTGCCCATCGACGTCTCCCTCTATTCCGACCACAGTTGCGAGAATCCATGTCACTGTAATGCCGTTCTTGCCGGCCCACAATCGGGGCGGTCGCCTGATTCGGGATCGGGGCTTTGTCCGATGGCTCGCGGTTGTGTTCCTGGACGGCCGGGATATAATTACCGATCATGGTTTTATTAATGCCGGTTTGATCGCCCAGCCGGATGCATCCGGCGGCGACCGGGACAGGAAGTGCGAAATGAGCGATAACGAGAACAACGGCACTGAGGTTCGTTCCGATTTTATTCGTGATATTGTGGCTGAGCATCTGCGGACGCAGCAGTACGACCAGGTGGTGACACGTTTTCCGCCGGAGCCCAACGGCTATCTGCACATCGGCCACGCCAAGGCGTTCGGGATCGATTTCGGGATCGCCGAGGAGTTCGGCGGACGCTGCCATCTGCGGATGGACGACACCAATCCAGCCGTCGAAGAGCAGGAATACATCGACGCGATCAAGCGGGACATCCGCTGGCTCGGCTTTGACTGGGGCGAGCACGAGTACCACGCCTCGGACTATTTCGAGACGCTCTATGAGTGGGCGGTTGCCCTGATCAAGGCGGGCAAGGCCTACGTGGATGACCTCTCGGGCGACCAGATCCGCGAGTACCGCGGCACGCTGACCGAGCCCGGGCGCAATAGCCCGTACCGCGACCGGCCGATCGAGGAGAGTCTCGACCTGTTCGACCGGATGCGCAAGGGCGAGTTTCCCGACGGAGCGCGGACGCTGCGGGCCAAGATCGACATGGCCCACCCCAACATCACGATGCGCGACCCGGTCATGTACCGGATCCTCCGCGAGACGCACCCGCGGACCGGCGACAAATGGTGCATCTACCCGATGTACGACTGGGCCCACGGGCAGAGCGACTGGATCGAGGGCGTGACGCACTCGCTGTGCGACCTGGCCTACGAGATCCACCGGCCGCTCTACGACTGGTTCATCGACACGCTCATGGCGATCGGCATCAAGCCGAAAGGCATCAACTACCGGCCGATTCAGCGGGAGTTCGCCCGTCTCAACATCACGTACATGATGATGTCGAAGCGCAAGCTGCGGGCGCTGGTCGAGGAAGGCATCGTTCGCGGCTGGGACGATCCGCGCATGCCCACCCTCTGCGGCCTGCGTCGGCGCGGCTATACGCCCGAATCGATCCG harbors:
- a CDS encoding FAD-dependent oxidoreductase produces the protein MANNSQNESYWMHTAKCRGLAGLEEDIETDVAVVGAGITGLTTALLLQEAGKQVVVIDMNRVGVGTTGHSTGHLDATTDQLLQNVESSFGADGARQVVEAKRAAVDLIERWNGRFNLDSEFTRVPAFFYTEDEDGEDRVEKEFEVSREAGLEVELVDGCGLPFGIRRAVRYADQARFSPWRYVCGLAGRFIEHGGRIFEDTRAENIEETDRGGHVATNRCVLLAPAVVLAGHAPLLGLFTLEPRIHPFQSYVLGVRVLDEVPDGLYWDTDDPYHYTRIASSGDPKLLIVGGADHRTGTRMDTHECFEELERYVRDRYRVEAIEYRWSHEFFLPADGLPYIGQVPGMECIFQATAYAGDGLTYGTAAGMLMSDLILGRENPYAKLFSASRRQALVAAAQVGRGVLRISKHFVGDWFGSGDVESVDDIPCGEGRLVTVDSEPMAVYRDDENNLHAMSPVCRHMKCIVHWNNAEKTWDCPCHGGRYDRYGNVIMGPPKRPLEARVLTT
- a CDS encoding hemerythrin domain-containing protein produces the protein MGNQLYEQLRSEHDQVKELLSELQETNGRAVKKRERLFDELRHELIPHMQGEEKTLYPALQERDQARKLAMEALEEHHAAKLLLRELEKLDKGDEAWAAKLKVMKEMIEHHIEEEEGEIFEKGRDVLGDETLEMIGEQYQKAEEKAMARVK
- a CDS encoding glucose 1-dehydrogenase produces the protein MGKKKQTVPPQQQRRQPGRRSKMEPKPKTARPSYKGSDKLRDKVALITGGDSGIGRATAILFAREGADVAIVYLEEDDDARDTQQHVEAEGRRCLTIRGDVGKEAFCRQAVRKTIDEFGKLDVLVNNAAVQFPQKKFTDIGADQLEKTFRTNIFAMFHMTKAALEHLKKGSTIVNTTSVTAYEGHPMLVDYASTKGAIVAFTRSLAKNLADKQIRVNAVAPGPIWTPLIPSTFPKEKVKSFGADTPLGRPGQPDEVAPCYVFLASDDSSYMTGQVLHPNGGRVVNG
- a CDS encoding glutamine--tRNA ligase/YqeY domain fusion protein, whose amino-acid sequence is MSDNENNGTEVRSDFIRDIVAEHLRTQQYDQVVTRFPPEPNGYLHIGHAKAFGIDFGIAEEFGGRCHLRMDDTNPAVEEQEYIDAIKRDIRWLGFDWGEHEYHASDYFETLYEWAVALIKAGKAYVDDLSGDQIREYRGTLTEPGRNSPYRDRPIEESLDLFDRMRKGEFPDGARTLRAKIDMAHPNITMRDPVMYRILRETHPRTGDKWCIYPMYDWAHGQSDWIEGVTHSLCDLAYEIHRPLYDWFIDTLMAIGIKPKGINYRPIQREFARLNITYMMMSKRKLRALVEEGIVRGWDDPRMPTLCGLRRRGYTPESIRDFIRRIGVNKYESIVDVALLEHCVREDLNRRALRVMGVLNPLRVVIDNYPEGQTEELDAVNNPEDPAAGTRKVPFSRVLYIEQDDFRETPPPKYYRLSPGREVRLRYAYFVTCTDVVKDASGNVVEVHCTYDPQTRGGDSPDGRKVKSTIHWVSADRAVDAEVRIYDHLFTKEEPEDVPEGEDWKANLNPSSLEVLTGAKVEPSLRDAVPLDRFQFERLGYFCVDADSADGKLVFNRTATLKDTWAKIEKKSAQPAK